From Candidatus Brocadiaceae bacterium, the proteins below share one genomic window:
- a CDS encoding N-acetyltransferase, translating into MPKLIGIDNNENCQAYILAPLAVKPDYQKRRIGSALIKYGMQQLSAMGVNVVFVYGDPKYYGRFGFNADAARNYTTPYNLQYPFGWQAIAINECATEKAPVAIHCVTSLCDPKLW; encoded by the coding sequence TTGCCGAAACTGATTGGAATTGATAACAATGAGAATTGCCAGGCTTATATTTTGGCGCCGCTGGCAGTGAAACCCGATTACCAAAAACGCCGCATCGGCTCGGCTCTAATTAAATACGGCATGCAGCAGTTGTCAGCTATGGGGGTAAATGTCGTTTTTGTTTACGGTGATCCGAAGTATTACGGAAGGTTCGGCTTTAACGCTGATGCTGCGCGTAACTACACAACGCCTTACAACCTTCAGTATCCTTTTGGGTGGCAAGCCATCGCAATCAACGAATGTGCTACAGAGAAAGCACCTGTAGCAATACACTGTGTTACCTCTTTGTGCGATCCAAAATTATGGTGA